One Bacteroidales bacterium DNA segment encodes these proteins:
- a CDS encoding sulfite exporter TauE/SafE family protein → MSEMMVLLLSAASLGVIHTLLGPDHYLPFIVLSKARKWTRARTLWITFVSGVGHVAGSVILGMIGIAMGISLSKLEAFEASRGSLVGWMLIAFGILYSAYGIYKYFRGGVHMHVPAFLRPRSIRHKDLHLDMNNMEEDSTGRLTPWILFLIFVFGPCEVLIPMLIYPAANHSGLGVFLVALVFGIATVGTMMLVVFLGYQGLSLVRFKGKEHQLHLFAGVVILLAGAGMQFMGL, encoded by the coding sequence ATGAGTGAAATGATGGTCCTTCTGTTGTCGGCTGCAAGCCTGGGGGTAATCCACACCCTGCTGGGTCCCGATCACTATCTACCCTTCATTGTATTGAGTAAAGCGCGGAAGTGGACCAGGGCCCGCACCCTCTGGATCACCTTTGTTTCAGGGGTGGGCCATGTGGCCGGCTCCGTGATTCTGGGAATGATCGGGATCGCCATGGGGATCAGCCTGAGCAAACTGGAAGCATTTGAAGCCAGCAGGGGGAGCCTGGTGGGCTGGATGCTCATTGCCTTTGGGATCCTTTACAGCGCCTATGGAATCTATAAGTATTTCAGAGGGGGAGTTCATATGCATGTTCCCGCTTTTTTGCGTCCCAGATCCATCAGGCACAAAGATTTGCATCTGGATATGAACAACATGGAAGAGGATAGCACCGGCAGGCTGACGCCATGGATCCTTTTTCTGATTTTTGTATTCGGCCCCTGTGAGGTCCTGATCCCCATGCTTATCTATCCGGCTGCCAATCATAGCGGTCTGGGGGTTTTCCTGGTGGCTCTGGTGTTTGGAATAGCCACCGTGGGAACCATGATGCTGGTGGTATTTCTGGGTTACCAGGGGCTTTCCCTGGTCAGATTTAAAGGGAAGGAGCACCAGTTGCATCTTTTCGCCGGTGTGGTCATACTGCTGGCGGGTGCAGGAATGCAGTTTATGGGATTATAG
- a CDS encoding PQQ-binding-like beta-propeller repeat protein, translating into MPAITVYRNIFVSLLLLLPGSILWSQEPASWTHFRGSELNGITREKGFPDHWDDSLNIAWMLPESGKGWSSPVVYGKQVWFTTAIVERREMRAICVDLRTGEKLHDRLIFQPAELFRIHTVNSYATPTPAIEEGFVYLHFGRYGTTCLNSSTGETVWERTDLLCEHVQGPGSSLFLYRDKLIVHLEGTDVQQILALDKKTGETLWISERPADLYAQMPHIGKKAYITPVILNVKGRDLLISNGSGVCMALDPETGREIWRIVQGDDSTISMPVAGDGLVFFYTSFVTGIDGVKYAELFAVDPDGKGDIGATHIRWRMKAPILQLSTPVYVDGLLYTVDSKGVFYCLDARTGKVHWSENLKGKFHSSPVYADGLLYISSTRGETFVFREGPRPELLAKNVLQGEIWATPAFTGGAILMRTSKYLYKIVRKEVRAKESL; encoded by the coding sequence ATGCCTGCCATCACCGTTTACAGAAATATCTTTGTATCACTTCTCCTCCTGCTGCCGGGTTCGATCCTGTGGTCTCAGGAGCCGGCTTCCTGGACCCACTTTCGCGGATCGGAGCTGAACGGGATTACCCGGGAAAAGGGATTTCCAGACCATTGGGATGATTCGCTGAACATCGCCTGGATGCTTCCTGAATCAGGAAAGGGATGGTCCTCTCCGGTGGTTTACGGGAAGCAGGTCTGGTTCACCACTGCTATCGTTGAAAGACGGGAAATGCGGGCAATCTGTGTGGACCTGAGAACAGGCGAAAAGCTGCATGACCGGCTGATTTTTCAACCCGCTGAACTATTCAGGATACATACGGTGAACAGCTACGCAACCCCCACTCCGGCTATCGAAGAGGGCTTTGTTTATCTGCATTTCGGCCGTTACGGCACCACCTGTCTGAACAGCAGCACCGGTGAAACAGTATGGGAACGGACGGATTTGCTCTGCGAACATGTACAGGGACCCGGCTCCTCCCTCTTCCTCTACCGGGATAAGCTTATCGTGCACCTGGAGGGAACAGATGTGCAACAGATCCTGGCACTGGATAAAAAAACCGGAGAGACCCTCTGGATCAGTGAACGACCGGCAGATCTCTATGCTCAAATGCCTCACATCGGCAAAAAAGCCTATATCACCCCCGTGATTTTGAATGTTAAGGGACGCGATTTGCTGATCAGCAATGGCTCCGGAGTATGTATGGCCCTGGACCCGGAAACGGGCCGGGAGATCTGGCGTATCGTCCAGGGAGACGATTCCACTATCTCCATGCCGGTTGCCGGCGATGGACTGGTCTTCTTCTATACCAGCTTTGTCACCGGCATCGACGGGGTAAAGTATGCGGAACTGTTTGCCGTGGATCCGGATGGTAAAGGAGATATCGGGGCCACCCATATCCGCTGGCGTATGAAAGCTCCCATTCTTCAACTTTCCACCCCGGTGTATGTGGATGGACTGCTCTATACGGTCGATTCAAAGGGGGTTTTTTACTGCCTCGACGCCAGGACAGGAAAAGTGCACTGGTCCGAAAACCTGAAAGGCAAATTCCATTCCTCACCCGTTTACGCGGACGGACTTCTCTATATCAGCTCCACCCGTGGTGAGACCTTCGTGTTCCGGGAAGGACCCCGCCCCGAACTGCTGGCAAAAAACGTGTTACAGGGTGAAATCTGGGCTACTCCGGCCTTCACCGGGGGAGCCATTCTGATGCGGACCAGTAAATACCTGTATAAGATTGTCAGGAAAGAAGTCCGGGCGAAAGAAAGCCTATAA
- a CDS encoding sugar phosphate isomerase/epimerase, which yields MPRPVTLFTGQWADLPLETLCEKAKSFGYDGLELACWGDHFEVEKADQNYCNEKLALLDSYGLKVFAISTHLVGQAVSDRIDERHKSILPGYIWGDGDPKGVNIRAAGEVIKTGEAAARLGVKVVNGFTGSPIWHMLYSFPPTPASMIDEGFEIFAAQWKPILDRYQELGVKYALEVHPTEIAFDIASARRALEALDHHPAFGFNYDPSHLGYQGVDYVNFISAFSERIFHVHMKDVGWSDVPVEAGVFGGHTEFGAPGRFWDFRSLGRGKINFEEIIRALNRMNYQGPLSVEWEDSGMDREHGATEAAAFVKKVDFPPSSIDFDAAFEE from the coding sequence ATGCCACGACCAGTAACACTATTCACCGGCCAGTGGGCCGACCTTCCACTGGAAACCCTGTGTGAAAAAGCAAAATCCTTTGGATACGACGGGCTTGAACTGGCCTGCTGGGGAGATCATTTTGAGGTAGAGAAAGCCGACCAAAATTACTGCAACGAGAAACTGGCCCTTCTGGATTCTTACGGATTAAAGGTCTTTGCCATCTCCACCCACCTGGTCGGACAGGCGGTCTCGGACCGAATCGATGAGCGGCATAAAAGCATTTTGCCCGGCTACATCTGGGGCGACGGCGACCCCAAAGGGGTGAATATCCGTGCTGCCGGGGAGGTAATTAAGACCGGTGAGGCAGCTGCCCGGCTGGGAGTGAAAGTGGTAAATGGATTTACGGGAAGCCCTATCTGGCATATGCTTTACAGCTTCCCGCCCACACCTGCATCCATGATCGATGAAGGATTTGAGATTTTTGCAGCACAGTGGAAACCCATCCTGGACAGATACCAGGAACTGGGTGTGAAATATGCCCTGGAAGTACATCCCACAGAGATCGCCTTTGATATTGCTTCCGCGCGCAGAGCGCTGGAGGCCCTGGACCACCACCCGGCCTTTGGATTCAACTACGACCCTTCCCACCTGGGATACCAGGGCGTCGATTACGTGAATTTTATCTCAGCCTTCAGTGAACGGATTTTCCACGTGCATATGAAAGACGTTGGCTGGTCGGACGTACCCGTGGAAGCCGGCGTGTTCGGAGGCCATACCGAATTTGGTGCTCCCGGCCGGTTCTGGGATTTCAGGTCCCTGGGACGTGGAAAGATCAATTTCGAAGAGATCATCAGGGCCCTGAATCGCATGAATTATCAGGGCCCCCTTTCGGTCGAATGGGAAGACAGCGGGATGGACCGGGAACATGGTGCCACGGAAGCAGCCGCTTTTGTAAAAAAAGTCGATTTCCCACCCTCCAGTATTGATTTTGACGCAGCTTTTGAAGAATAA
- a CDS encoding DUF1080 domain-containing protein has product MKKMIALACLFGLIVNTQGQKPEETEDWSRKPEVVTPGKVTLPPSDAIVLYGGPGDLVNWESEREGPARWMAGDELTVAAGTGGIKTKKSFGDMQLHIEWRSPSEVKGDGQGRSNSGIFLMGKYEVQVLDSYNNETYYNGQAGSIYKQTIPLVNACLPPGEWQSYDIIFRAPVFAGDGSKISSAYVTVIHNGVLIQNHVEILGTTEYIGKPKNDSHPEKLPLHLQDHGNPVSYRNIWVRPL; this is encoded by the coding sequence ATGAAAAAAATGATTGCCCTTGCATGCCTGTTTGGCCTGATAGTGAATACTCAGGGCCAGAAACCCGAAGAGACCGAAGACTGGTCCAGAAAGCCGGAGGTGGTCACCCCGGGAAAAGTAACCCTCCCCCCCTCCGATGCCATTGTTCTCTATGGCGGACCCGGGGACCTGGTCAATTGGGAGAGCGAAAGAGAGGGACCTGCCAGGTGGATGGCAGGGGACGAACTGACCGTAGCCGCGGGGACCGGAGGCATTAAGACGAAAAAAAGTTTCGGTGATATGCAGCTGCATATAGAGTGGCGTTCCCCTTCCGAGGTAAAAGGGGACGGCCAGGGCCGCAGCAACAGCGGTATATTCCTGATGGGTAAATATGAGGTCCAGGTTCTGGACTCCTACAACAACGAAACTTACTATAACGGACAGGCGGGCAGTATATACAAACAGACCATCCCCCTGGTAAATGCCTGCCTGCCCCCGGGTGAATGGCAAAGCTACGATATCATTTTCAGGGCACCGGTATTTGCCGGGGACGGATCGAAAATCTCCTCCGCCTATGTGACTGTGATTCATAACGGGGTTCTGATCCAGAATCACGTGGAGATCCTGGGAACGACGGAATATATCGGAAAACCGAAAAACGACTCCCATCCGGAGAAATTACCCCTCCACCTGCAGGATCACGGAAATCCCGTCTCCTACCGGAATATCTGGGTTCGCCCTCTTTAA